The genomic interval TGTAATCTGCATAGTACcaggagaaaaaaaagaagacattattggtcaaaatgaaaaaggcattcttcttcttcttattattatcgGTTCTGCATTGCATGTTCTGTGAAACCCATCACCCCACAAGAATCAGCAACAAAAACTGTCATTTCAATGTTGCAACTTCCAAGGTTTAGCCGTGCATGTATGTATAAAGTTAAAACTTcctcaataaaatatatatatatataactcagtatttataaatgtttcaataataaataaaatcaataaataacaattttactATAATAAATTCTAACACATAACTttgacttataaaataaaatttaaatatatttatatactatgaaattaccaatataaatttcctccaatttatgaaaaaataatctcGAACTTTGTTTTCGGAGTCTGATTCATTGTTTCCGTAAAGTATTATAAGTTTATACTatcatgacacatttttacattcatctGACAGaaatataagagtaaaatattataaaagtgtaaatttttatacttttttacgacagaagagaataaaaataaataaagacagtgtcaaataaatataaaaaatttagatgtgtTAAAACCTATTTTTTGCATTACAATTCACACATGTCCGAtgaaaaagttatgaaaaataattttttcacatatataaatttttcacattcatttaatagtatttttactttttcctctcttctttcttgaaaaaaatacaaaattttatatttttataactattttattcttgtatcttgtgttaaatgaatataaaagtgtatTATGATACGATTTCTCAAAAGTTATTAAAGCATCCAAATGTTGTCGTGTTCTTAAGGTGGAGGAGGTTTGTCACGTCCTTTTTAACATTCGCATTTGTCTTCTACGGAACATGGTATAAATCCAAGCATCGATTCACGTAAATTCCTTATTCTTTATTCGCTAATTCTTTATTCTTAGATGTTTTTTTACAAGAAATTGTTGTTCTTGTCGGATAACTGTAACTGTGGATTCAATGACAGTTCTTCAgctatcataataaatattcacCATTGTGCGTTCTGTTTCAAACTTTTACATTGATACTAtttgaaaagaaagtgttttaccatcttatatatgttttatcatcttcatcttttcttttaatcGATGTGAAAgggttttatttatatttttatatactatATCAAAATGTATTACCTAATCAACGATTTCATGTAATTCTTGGAAAAAACATACGAAGAAAGTGGATAACAGAATccatataaaactaaatatatccTAAGCTTTggtatcaaattaaaaaatataatccattttatgattttcatttCTACTATAGTACTCTTGTAGCATTTTACAGTAAacattatcaaatatatatatattagaaatggGTTATgaaattaagagttaaaaaataatttaatataagcTTTTTTAGAtcgtttaaaaaattaataatattttaataatttaaaatgacgATGAGTATTGATATAgatataagaatgaaaatataagatagtcatttttgtttttatattttaaaaaattaaatattatatgcaCTCATCCTTAGTTAATGTAAAGATTTTTTATCATAACTAGAAAAAGTTACGTAAACATGAGTGTTTGTTGTCTATTTTTTGGACCATAAAAAAACCATGTGGTCGGACTccctaaaacaaaaagaacaaaaacagcAACAAAATGGGTTGGGTTTGGGCTTGGGTATGAGCTACCTTAAGGTGAAGGATGACTGATGTATTGGTTTGGGTACTTTAATTGGAAATGATAGTTTTTGAGTTTGAGTTGGAAGAaggattataatattttaataagttttcttaacaattttttaaccaTAGATTATATGTTACTGTTTTATTGATTCGAttcgtatatttaaaacagatcaatcacaCACATAAACGATGGGAAAaagaattgataaaaatatgtttttctttgaaagaatatgaaaattgaGGCATAAGATGGAACAGAGAAAAAGGTTGGAAGAAAGAGATAGAAGCTTACACGAATTGGCATAGCACTCAAGTACGAAAATGATAAAGATATCATTGAAACACACTTTGattgtctcttcttcttcttgttcttcttggGATTGTGTAAaaacactttctctctctttcttttgcAAAATCCGAACGCATTCTTGCTCGTCACTCCATGCAATTGCAAGCAATGCCAAATCTCTTGGTCCAAACAATGACCACTCTGCACAACATCAAACACTTGGCGTGCTTCTTCAAAAACCCAACTTCACTTTCTCCAATTACGCTCCCACACACGCCCatgcttctctctctctcacattCTCTCCATTTCACACACAATCTTTACTCAttctcttttaacttttttagaaTTGCatctattatattataaatgcgTCCTTTAAGTCTATACCTTTGCATCAACTCCTCCTAGATACGTTTTTAGTATcatttcaaataactttttgataaaaGAAGGTATCTTATATCAATATAAActcatatttatcttttattttatttgatataaaattttgtgtATATCTTAACAATCATTCTTCAAACAAAAGGACTATAATTATTCAATTCTCTTATACCagaagtcattttttttatctacaaatatattatgtttttgcaTACCCATGATCATAACACCAAGTCTCTCTTGCTCTCCACCTTCTTCCATAATTCATTGAGTAATAATATTATgtcatattttacatttatttgacacatggtacaaggataaaatggttataaaagtataaactttGGTATTTGTTCAAAGAGAAATGATTCTTTGAcatacctaaattttttacattcatttggcATTATtcttgttggaagtcccacaaacccactttctaataatcctgacttactttttactctcttctttcttgaaaaattccaaaactttacactttttagaccattttatctttgtattttgtgtcaaatgaatgtaaaagtgtgtcatgatattattgctccttttcaagaaagaaaaaaataaaaagtaagtaaggacagtgtcaaataaatgtcaaagaatatttttctaattcatttgGTTATCTGTCAAGATTTCACCTTACTTGTCTAAGCTTGGTCATGAGACTTGAATCATTAACTTTGATATCAATTATACAAATactataataagaaataaactttaaattataatttgcttacaaaataagatttatatttaattatatattataaattgattttaattgaatacatgaatttcttaaaacaatcaaagttttatatattttatgaactACTTGAAAAcaagtttagtttagttttggagggaagtaagaaagaaaaagatctaGGTTTGCATATTTATGGAATGAGTTGAAAGATTGAAAGGAAGTGAAGAGAAAAGATGATGTATGAAATAAAAGAccatatatatagatatacttTACTGTTTTGTTgtaattgatattattatatgaagATGAGTATTGGCAGTAGCAAAAGGGTTACCTTGGGAAAGGTATAAAGGTATAAAAGTTGAGTTATGGTGATTCTTTTGCATGGATGGTTGAGAAAGGCACATTTTTAAAGAGATTGACTTGTGAGAGAAAGAGTTTACCCAAAATTGCGAAACTCGGTGTTTCCACTGTGCAGATTGCATAGATCCAACCCAAACATTATACTATATATCACTGTTCATCTTTCAACAACATACTTCATCACTTTGCATGCATTTCTTCATACCATTTTCAAGCTCGCTTTTCAAGTTTTCCCCCACGTGAACTTACCAGGGCAtttatgcaaaaacaaaaactcgAGAATTTCAAATCTTAGATCagtgttattaaaataaatgttaatataatcattcatcatcttaattatttattttctttcttaccTTTTCatacaaattaagaaaattcttgttttttatttaactagAATCGCCTATTTCTCGCATTACCAAAAGAAAACATGGATAGAAATGATCGGATTCTTGAACTTAAACTCAGTCCAATCCATACAATATTCTCTGTTCCTTTTAAGTGtaacatttttaagaaaaaaaaatttaattattatttttaaatttcaacacaataataatttttctttccttttatacTTTACCTACacctaatttaaaaatttacattcattgttatataaaagtaaaagaataaaataaaataaaaacctctataaatattttattaaagttaagaaaaactttatttttcctaTGTTAAATCTCATAAACACTAGCAAGCTTTCTGCATGTGAGTAATTAGGGTAGCATTCTGCATGAATCATTACATATAAATGCAActaagataataaaaaagatatgttGCGAAGGGTAATTGAATTTAGCAAAGAAAGGGAATGATGAATGGTAATCTGAATCTGAAATGAAAGTGGAAATCAAATCCGAAATCTTGGTGCATTAATTGTTTGCAATGCATGATCTGCATCTTCCCATCTATTCCATCAGCTATGCATAATTGCTTCTTGACCTTTGAAAGACATGTTCATGACATCATGCACAGATCATAGTGCAAAATCTGATCATCTTCCCTTGCATCGTGTCGTGCATGCTGTTTTTCAACATTATTTTGTAAACATATTATACTTTATTCATTCCTTTTCCTGCATAATATAGGAGAAAAAGGGCAACGAAAAGTGTACCAGAAGAAGAATAATTATGACAAAGTTTGAATTAATGAGTTAAAAATTATGGAAAGTTTGAAGTTATGAGGGTAATGGTTGAAGAGGTGATTCTGGTTTCCCCTGTGGTTATTTCGATGATctgataaaaaagaaaggatTTGTACAGTCAAACAATCTTTTCCTTGACGACACTGTGACGCTTCTCCATTCTCATATGAAAATACTGTCATCGTTCTTTTACTAGGAGatctcatctcatctcatctTCAACAACATAACAACATCATATTCATTCAAatctaaagaataaaaaaggggTGAAGGGGCCCGTGCTATATTAGGTGTGTTGTGTTAAGGGACCTTCTGAAAGGGTGTGTATCCCTACTACAGTACACCCTACAGCCAGCCTAGGAAAGACAAACATGTAGATACGAGGGATTACAGTCTTTTCAGATTTCACACCAATATCTATCgatatttttctctaatttcttttttttttctttcattatatttaataaagttatcatttttaataatttttcaactaATTTTCTTCACGATATAAATATCTCCTTCCCTTCTGTAGGGGCCACGACCACCTTTGATCAAAAAGTCTAACTTCCATACTTGTCACAATGAACGACGAAATCTACTTACACGCGCCaaccaccgccaccgccaccgTTTTGCTTCCGAAACCTGAAACGGTGTCGTCAAACGAAACGGGGCTCGAAGGGATTGCCGCGGTTGTTGGAGAACACGTCCTTTTTGGAACGTCGTCGACGTTGCATGTTCCAGAGACGCCGAAGAAAATGGCTGGGGTGTCGGTGAACAAGAGTTACCGAGGAGTGAGGAAGCGACCGTGGGGGAGGTGGTCGGCGGAGATACGCGACCGGATCGGGCGGTGCCGCCACTGGCTGGGGACGTTCGACACGGCGGAGGAAGCGGCGCGTGCGTACGACGCGGCGGCGAGAAGACTTAGAGGCGCGAAGGCGAGGACCAACTTC from Vigna radiata var. radiata cultivar VC1973A chromosome 9, Vradiata_ver6, whole genome shotgun sequence carries:
- the LOC106773050 gene encoding ethylene-responsive transcription factor ERF084-like gives rise to the protein MNDEIYLHAPTTATATVLLPKPETVSSNETGLEGIAAVVGEHVLFGTSSTLHVPETPKKMAGVSVNKSYRGVRKRPWGRWSAEIRDRIGRCRHWLGTFDTAEEAARAYDAAARRLRGAKARTNFKIPSVLPLSPTSEGGVVKPKAGGNNARKCSSVEQLFSAAPQVRRNDDGGENVNVDVNLKLGVRNSRMVI